Part of the Gammaproteobacteria bacterium genome is shown below.
CCTGCACGCTGAGGGGGTGGAACTGAATAATCTGGATCAGGGTGGCGAGGCACTGGCCAGCAAACTCCTTGACCGTGACCGGGAGATTTGTGCCGGGTTAAAGGCAGATCTTGTTTCGCGGGGTGTGGTTTTTGCAGGAATTGATGTGATCGGCGGCATGCTGATCGAAATCAACATCACCAGTCCGACCGGACTTCAGGAGATGAGTCGACACGACAATCGAAGTTACCACAAAGAAATTATGGCAAGTCTGGAATAAACCCGCGGTCAGATTGAATCGTATTTAAAAACTGCCGGTAGTTACAGCTGTCTGGTACCAATCAGGAACGCCGTGGGAGTACAACCACGACACTCTTGGATAGCCGATCATGCCAGGCTCGATTTTGTGGGTCGATGGCAACCCAGAAAAACCCAAGTCCCAGTGCCAGCCAGGACAACAGTGCGCTCAAGAAGCGGACAACTGCAGTTGACCATGTCAGGTTTTGACCGTCGATACGATACAGTTGAAGTCGCCAGGCCCGCATGCCGAGTGTCTGGCCACCATGCGTCCAGAACCAGCCGAAAAATAGGAAACAGACCACGACCAGGTAAATCTGAATGAGAGCCCGTACCCCGGCAGATGCATCTGCCGCGGACTGAAAAAAAGGCAGTGGAATAGCAGCAACAATCATAACGCCTGCAAGCAGGAACCCGTCGTACAGCATGGCACCGAGACGCCTGAGCAGACCGGCATGACGCCTACAATCAGAATTCACAGGCTGCTCACAGACTTATACACAGGTTTCCCACAGGCAGAAACAGGCTTGATTGGCGCCCCCGGCAAGATTCGAACTTGCGACCTATCGCTTCTTACCACTGCAATTTTCATTGCCAGTCACTCACTGTTTGTGGTCTGGACTTTATCTTCACCGCTAGGCTAT
Proteins encoded:
- a CDS encoding RDD family protein produces the protein MNSDCRRHAGLLRRLGAMLYDGFLLAGVMIVAAIPLPFFQSAADASAGVRALIQIYLVVVCFLFFGWFWTHGGQTLGMRAWRLQLYRIDGQNLTWSTAVVRFLSALLSWLALGLGFFWVAIDPQNRAWHDRLSKSVVVVLPRRS